In Methylobacterium sp. WL1, the sequence TGCGGGTGCGTGTCGGGAAGATCTCGGCCATGAGCGCCGGCAGGGCCGCGCTGTAGCTCGCCTTCAGGCCGCCGATCAGGGCGAGCACCGGCACGATGACGAGCAGCACCGGATAGCTGATCAGCAGCGCGAAGGCGGGAAACATCAGTACGAACACCGCGATCACCACGATCCGCATGATCGGTGTCCGGCCGACCGTGTCCGACCAGTGCCCCACCAGCGGTGCGACTGTCATCAGCATGACGGCGCCCACGAACGACGCCAGGAAGCCGATCCAGGATGGCAGGCCGAGTTGCTTGACGGCGTAGGTCGGCGTGTAGCTGATCATGTAGTTCAGCGCCGTGGAGGTCGCCACGAGCCCCGTCGCCAGCAGCATGTTCAGCCATTGCTGTCCGAACAGGTCGCGTACGGGTGAGCGCGCGTCGCCCGTCTCGGCCGAGGCCTCGAATTCGGGCGTCTCCGCGATGTTACGACGGATGTAGAGGCCCACGGGACCGATCAGCAGCCCGAACGCGAACGGCAGGCGCCAGCCCCACGCGGCGATCTGATCCGGGCTCAGCGTGGCGCTCAGGATGACCCCGGATAAGGCCGCCAGAACGCTCGCCAGACCCTGGCTGGCGAACTGGAAGCTCGCGAAGAAGCCTTTTCGCGTCGGCCCGTGCTCGACCATGAAGGCGGTCGACGCGCCGAATTCGCCACCGACCGAGAAACCCTGGATCAGCCGTGCCACCAGCACGCCGACCGAGGCCAGGATGCCGATCGATTCGTAGGACGGCATCACGACCATCATGAAGGTCCCGACCATCATCAGCATGATCGACAGCATCAAAGCGGGTTTGCGGCCGGCTCTGTCCGCATAGAGGCCGAGTACGATCGCCCCGAGCGGGCGCATTAGGTACGAGATGCCGAAGCTGCCGAGGGCGATCAGCAGCGACGTGGTCGGGTTGCTGGTCGGGAAGAACAACTTCGAGATCGTGACGGCGAAGTACAGGTACAGCGTCAGATCGTAGAACTCGAGAGCGTTTCCGATCGAGGATGCAATCACCGCCTTGTACATTTGCGATGTACCGCGGACGGGTGTTGCGCTCACGGCCGCGTCCGGTGACGACATATGCTGCTCGATCTCGGTTGGATGAGGCGCGCGCCGTGACGGGCGCCGCTTCAGCGCGCGTCGCAGCGGGGTTTTCAGACGTCGCCGGGCGAGGCTCTAGAATCCGCCGGCATGGCCGTCCTTGCGGGGATCGGAGCCGCCGACGTAGCCGCCCTCGATCCGGCGCACGAGCTGCGCGCCCCCGAACCCGAAGGCGGAATCCGGCGGCTCTCGGACGAGTTCGTGGCCGCGCGCCTCCAGGTCGCCCAGCGTCGAGGCCGGGAACGTGGTCTCGACCGCCACCTGCAGGCCGGCGACGTGGCGCCAGCGGGGCGCGTCCACCGCCGTCTGCGGATCCTGCCCCCACACCTGGGTTCGCACCACAATCTGCACGTGGCCCTGCGCCTGGATCGGCCCGCCCATGAAGCCGAACGCCATCAACGGCGCGCCGTTCTGCATCACGAAGCCTGGGATGATCGTGTTGAACGGACGCTTGCTCGGCCCGACCTGGTTGGGATGGCCCTCGGCCAGGGTGAAGCCGTATCCACGGTTCTGCAGGCTGATGCCCGTCTCCGGGACCACCACGCCGGACCCGAAGCCCGAATAATTCGACTGGATGTAGGAGACCATCATGCCGCCCGCATCGCCGGTGGCGAGGCACACGGTCCCGCCCTCGTTCGGCGCTCCATGCCCGAACACCTGCGCGCGCCGACGGTCGATCAGCGCCGCCCGCGACGCCAGGTAGCCCGGTTCCAGCAGATGGTCGTGGGTGACCTTGGTCATGTGCCGAAGGTCGGCCGCGTAGGCGTAGACGTCCGCGAAGGCGAGCTTCATGGCCTCGATCTGGAGGTGGAGCGCGTCCGCGCCGTCGACCGGCAGATCTTCGAGGCCGGCCGCCCGGAGGATACCGAGGGCCATCAGCGCCGCGATGCCCTGACCGTTCGGCGGGATCTCGTGCAGGCTCACGCCGCCGAAATCCTGATGGATGGTGCCGCACCAATCCGCGCTGTGCTCGGCAAGGTCGCCCTCGTCGAGCGCCGCCCCGTGCGCGCGGGCGAAATCCGCGATCCGGTGCGCCAACGCGCCCCGGTAGAAGCTGTCGCCGCGCGTCTCGGCGATCGACCGGAGCGTGCGCGCGTGGCCGGGCGACCGGAAAAGCTCACCGGCGGCCGGCGTGCGCCCGTCCGGCATGAAGGTGGCCGCAAAGCCGGGCTGGTTCTTCAGTTCCGCCGCGCCGCGCCGCCAGAGCTCGGCGATGACCGGCGAGACGAGGAAGCCCGCCTCGGCGTAATCGATGGCCGGCTCGAACAGGCGCTCGAACGGCAGCTGGCCGAAGCGCCGCGATAGCTCGACCCAAGCCGAGACTGCGCCCGGGACCGTGACGGTGTCCCAGCCGCGATGCGGAAACGCCGTGTGCCCGGCGTAGCGTTCAGGCGTCCAACCAGCCGGCGAGCGGCCGGACGCATTGAGCCCGTGGAGCTTGCCGTCGTGCCAGAGGATGCAGAAGGCGTCCGACCCGATGCCGTTGCCGGTGGGCTCGACCACCGTGAGCGCGATGGCCGCCGCCAGCGCCGCGTCGAGGGCGTTGCCGCCCTGTTGCAGCATCCGCAACCCGGCCTGCGTGGCGAGCGGCTGCGACGTGGCGACGAGATTGCGCGCGAAGACGGGCGAGCGCCGGGAGGCGTAGAGCGCATCGTGTCGGTACTGCATATCGGCCTCGTGGACGTCTCCGGCTGCCAGAACCAATCTCAGCAAGCCTCGTGCCCTTCAAGAGGGCCACGTCGAGCAGCGGAATCCAATATCCCGACGACCGGGCGCGGTCTTCCCCGCTCAGAGCTTGATCCCTTCGAGATAGCCGCGATTCCATGTCGGGCTGATCAGGATCTCGTTGACGCAGACGGTCGCCGGGAGGCGGGCCACGAATAGGATCGTCTCGGCGAGATCCTCCGATTGCAGCATGCGCGCCTTGTCGTCCGCCGTGACCGGAACGGGACGCTTGTCCAGGATGGGCGTCGCCACCTCACCGGGGCAGATGCAGCAGGAGCGGATGCCATGTCCGCATTCCTCCTGGTTCAGGCTCTCGGAGAGCGCGACCAGCCCGTGCTTGGCCGCCGAGTAGGCCGGACCCGTCAGCTTGGACACGTAACGGCCGGCCCATGACGAGACCTGAATGATCAGGCCGCCCTTCTGGGCGCGCATCGTCGGAAGCACGGCCCGGGATGCGTAGAAGGGGCCGTTGAGATCCACGCCGATCACCGCGTCGATGTCGGCGTGCGAGATCTCGCTCCAGGACCGGTTCGGCACGTTGAGCCCGGCGGAGTTCACCAGGATGTCGCAGCCTTGATAGGCCGCGTGGACCGCCGCCCAGGCGCGTTCGACGTCGTCGGCGCGGCCCATGTCGGCGGGCGCTATCAGGGCCTCGCCACCCGCGGCGCGGACCAGTTCCGCAGTCTGCTCCAGGGCGTCCGCCCGGCGCCCCGTAAGGGCCAGCCGCATCCCTGCCTCGGCGAGCGCCACCGCGGCGGCCTGTCCGATGCCGGACCCGGCTCCCGTCACCCAGGCGACCTGTCCTCTGATATCGCGCAGCATGACGAGCGATCTCCCGAACGTCCTTCGTTGAGGGCCGCGGCCGTGCCTGCGCCGGACGGCGTCCCAGGGTCTACCGGTTGCCGATCCCCGGCTCCCGGAAGCTCATGCGCCGGGCCTATTGCGCGGCGGCCAGGGGACACCCCCCGTCGGCGAGGGGGCGGAACGCCTGCTCGGCCGGGATGGTGTCGAGGAGCTTGTACAGGTCCCATTCGCCCTTCGATTCGGCGGGCGCCTTCACCTCGAACAGGTACATCGGGTGCAGCTTGCGGCCATCGACCCGGATCGAGCCCTTGCCGAACAGCGGATCGTCGGTGGGGTTGGCCTTCATCCAGGCCATGGTCGTCTGCGGATCCTTCGACTTCGTCGCCGCGACGGCCTTCAGGTAGTGCAGGAGGCCGGCATAGACGCCCGCCTGGTTCATCGTCGGCATGGCGCCGTTGTGGCGCGGCGCGAAACGCTCGGAGAAGGCACGCGTGCCGGGGTTGAGATCCCAGTAGAAGGACTCGGTCAGCACCAGTCCGCGGGCCGTCTGCAGGCCGAGCGAATGCACGTCCACCGCGTAGACGAGCAATGCCGCCAGGGTCTGACCGCTCTCCGTCAGACCGAACTCGTGGGCCTGCTTGACGGCGTTGATCGTGTCGCCTCCGGCGTTGGCGAGCCCGACCACCTTCGCCCCCGACGCCTGCGCCTGAAGCAGGAACGACGAGAAGTCCGTGGCCGGGAACGGCACCTTGGCGGCACCGAGCACGCGGCCCCCGCCCTTCTGGACGACCGCGGAGGCCTCGTTCTGGAGCGAGATCCCGAACGCGTAGTCGGCGGTGAGGAAGTACCAGGACTCGCCCCCGCGCTTGAGCATCGCGCCGGCCGTGCCGTGCGCGAGGGCATAGGTGTCGTAGGTCCACTGGATCGTATTGGGCGAGCAGGCCTTGCCGGTCAGATCCGTGGTCCCGGCGCCGGAATCGATGAAGATCCGGTTCTTTTCGCGCGTGACCTGGCTGACCGCCAAGGCCACCGAGGACGTCGGCACGTCGAAGATCGCGTCGACCCCGTCGCGATCGTACCATTGCCGCGCGATGGCGGCGCCGACATCCGGCTTGTTCTGGTGGTCGGCGGAGACGAGATCGACCCGCACGTTGGCGTCGGTCTTGGCGAAATCCTCGATCGCGAGCCGCGCGGCGACCACTGACCCCTGGCCTCCCGTATCGGAGTAGACCCCCGACATATCGTTCAGGACACCCACCTTCA encodes:
- a CDS encoding MFS transporter, which gives rise to MSATPVRGTSQMYKAVIASSIGNALEFYDLTLYLYFAVTISKLFFPTSNPTTSLLIALGSFGISYLMRPLGAIVLGLYADRAGRKPALMLSIMLMMVGTFMMVVMPSYESIGILASVGVLVARLIQGFSVGGEFGASTAFMVEHGPTRKGFFASFQFASQGLASVLAALSGVILSATLSPDQIAAWGWRLPFAFGLLIGPVGLYIRRNIAETPEFEASAETGDARSPVRDLFGQQWLNMLLATGLVATSTALNYMISYTPTYAVKQLGLPSWIGFLASFVGAVMLMTVAPLVGHWSDTVGRTPIMRIVVIAVFVLMFPAFALLISYPVLLVIVPVLALIGGLKASYSAALPALMAEIFPTRTRSTGMNISYNVGVTVFGGFAPFWIESLIAVTHTPLAPSFFLMFAAGISLTCLVLVRRKFGLR
- a CDS encoding SDR family oxidoreductase, producing MLRDIRGQVAWVTGAGSGIGQAAAVALAEAGMRLALTGRRADALEQTAELVRAAGGEALIAPADMGRADDVERAWAAVHAAYQGCDILVNSAGLNVPNRSWSEISHADIDAVIGVDLNGPFYASRAVLPTMRAQKGGLIIQVSSWAGRYVSKLTGPAYSAAKHGLVALSESLNQEECGHGIRSCCICPGEVATPILDKRPVPVTADDKARMLQSEDLAETILFVARLPATVCVNEILISPTWNRGYLEGIKL
- a CDS encoding gamma-glutamyltransferase family protein; its protein translation is MQYRHDALYASRRSPVFARNLVATSQPLATQAGLRMLQQGGNALDAALAAAIALTVVEPTGNGIGSDAFCILWHDGKLHGLNASGRSPAGWTPERYAGHTAFPHRGWDTVTVPGAVSAWVELSRRFGQLPFERLFEPAIDYAEAGFLVSPVIAELWRRGAAELKNQPGFAATFMPDGRTPAAGELFRSPGHARTLRSIAETRGDSFYRGALAHRIADFARAHGAALDEGDLAEHSADWCGTIHQDFGGVSLHEIPPNGQGIAALMALGILRAAGLEDLPVDGADALHLQIEAMKLAFADVYAYAADLRHMTKVTHDHLLEPGYLASRAALIDRRRAQVFGHGAPNEGGTVCLATGDAGGMMVSYIQSNYSGFGSGVVVPETGISLQNRGYGFTLAEGHPNQVGPSKRPFNTIIPGFVMQNGAPLMAFGFMGGPIQAQGHVQIVVRTQVWGQDPQTAVDAPRWRHVAGLQVAVETTFPASTLGDLEARGHELVREPPDSAFGFGGAQLVRRIEGGYVGGSDPRKDGHAGGF
- a CDS encoding ABC transporter substrate-binding protein; its protein translation is MALIRSCVLSAAIACGAMAGAAVAEPITVKVGVLNDMSGVYSDTGGQGSVVAARLAIEDFAKTDANVRVDLVSADHQNKPDVGAAIARQWYDRDGVDAIFDVPTSSVALAVSQVTREKNRIFIDSGAGTTDLTGKACSPNTIQWTYDTYALAHGTAGAMLKRGGESWYFLTADYAFGISLQNEASAVVQKGGGRVLGAAKVPFPATDFSSFLLQAQASGAKVVGLANAGGDTINAVKQAHEFGLTESGQTLAALLVYAVDVHSLGLQTARGLVLTESFYWDLNPGTRAFSERFAPRHNGAMPTMNQAGVYAGLLHYLKAVAATKSKDPQTTMAWMKANPTDDPLFGKGSIRVDGRKLHPMYLFEVKAPAESKGEWDLYKLLDTIPAEQAFRPLADGGCPLAAAQ